The Pithys albifrons albifrons isolate INPA30051 chromosome 6, PitAlb_v1, whole genome shotgun sequence region TAGAGGCCTGGCTTTGGATGACAAATCCAGAACAAGGCCACATCCTTTTCATTGCCATTTACTAAATTCTGACATTCTGTTGACTTGATTTCAGTTGTGATCAGGTCCTCAATCTTTTATGATGACAATCTACCTTGCTTAAAATATTGAGGCTTTACATTTTTTATAGCTTTTGCTACTCAAAGATGTGTTTACTGACATACTTCTTTgccaaaaagaaattaactcttAAGTGCTTAGGGTGACATTTGAAATACTTATTTGAATATATGGAAGtaaaaaagaaaggtttttttcagtgcaatatgatcaattatatttttaaagcaacaaaATTATGGTATGTTTTCCTAGGCACTTAGGTGTTTTAAACTATGAGCATACAAAGAACACACCAAATGGCCAAATGtcacttttcttcttctcatgTTTGTTAGGATTTCTGTTAAAGTGCAGGAATAATCTTCTACCTAGGTAGTCAGTTAACtcaaaagtaaataataaacATTATAAACAAATCAACAATACTGGCTTTCAGATTTTCATTACCTGCTTTAATATCCTCATCAGGCTGTATTTCACGTTTACCAGTGAAACCATGCTTGTCATTAAAAGATCTGTGGTTATCTACTGCATctgataaataattaaaaatcagagGAGTTAATTGACTGAATAACAACCTTTATTGTATTGCTTGCTTTTCATGGATTTCAATGAAAAGATCATTATGGGCAGTTTTAATGTACAAAAATTACAAAGTAGTTAATGCgtcattaaataaaataaccttTCTTCTAAAGCTGTGCTTATGATTTATCTCATTTACTGACCCAGACCTGTGCTGCATACTTGCTGAAGCTATTACTGGCTTTAGAAGATatcataaagaaaatataagtCTGTATTTGCATGTAAACTGGAAAGGTATTTTTACTACTGCCTCCTTTACCTTTAACAAAATGTTGCTGATGAGTttgcttaaaagaaaactgcagataGTTTACATGAATAACCTTCAGAAACTATCTTACATGCCCCTGGTGTCTCTTCTCTCCCCCTTGCAATGGGCATTTCCTTTATCAGTAAAAGCTGATCAATACGACCTGCAACAAAGGATGATTCCTATTATCCAGTCTTAGATAAATGGCAAATGGCACTTTGACAAGTACATTTCCCTACAGCAGTTTTTCCAATTTGCTTAGATCTGCTTCAGGGTAAATATACTTCCAGACAGTTAATATATTTAAGATGCAtttagctgcttttttttttctggtatccTTAGTGTTAGCTAAAGAGAATAAAGAAAGTCATACGAAGTATCCATAGTATTTGTCTGTGTATTACTCAGATTGAAAATATAGAAACATTGACAATGAGAGTTATTACATTAACAATAATTAATGGTAAAAGGACAAATATTTGAGACAGCTTAGCCCTGTTTTACTTTTCTTACAAGCTACCTTTGTAAACTagttttcctgtattttgaaaaatttgtGTATTAATTTTTCACAGTCATGAGTTTGCATGTTACAGTTTTAATTTATtgtgctttaattaaaaaaaaaaaagtagggtACTAAAACCAAGTAGtgaaaaaattttcaaaaagacTTCAAGGTGAAATCTGAAATATATAGACAAGTTCCAAATGTCACACTTTGTCATTCTTCCCTTGACATCTAAGAAGAGACAAGATTTTGTAACACTTCTGGTAGTGAAGAATTTGTCATACAAAAATTACAGTTACGAAGCACACAGAGTGAGCAGAGGTGTTTATGGACATAAAGCTTCACATCAAAACTTTGCTTTAGAAAAGGACAGCTGCTATTTAAGACAACTCAGTTCTATTATGGGCTTATAACAAATatctttttcaaatatttttcccaaatGAGTTTCTTCAGCCTTAAGGGTTTAGTTTAAGGGTTTAGACAAAATTGCTATACTCAGAGAAATGAATAACACATTACACTAAACcgatttattaaaaaaaaataaaccacaacttttgcatttttgtgtaaaaaaaaaaagcctcactTACGTGGCCCAAGTAAGTAACCAGCACTATTCAAAGTCCaaccccttttttcttttgccttaaagaaaaaaatgcaagtatATTATTGCATGACCTATACAGTGATTGCATTCAAAAGGACATTCTCTTAGCAGACTCTTCTGAAAGCtcaaaatcaagaaaaattGTAGAAgtccaaaccaacaaacaacaaaagccAATTATATTGAGGCAAATATTAACGGTGGTCCATTGCCCCCTCCCCATCTAAGTCTATAGTTTTGCTATTGACATCCATGTCAATATGAAGATGTGAAGTCAGTGTGAAGATTTCACACTATGTAAGTGAAACTGCAAAACATACTTTGGAGGCAGAAATTTTGCTGTAATTATTCAAGTTTATATTACTATTTGATAGCCACCTAAACAAATAGCAATGCTTTCTTTGAATTGTTTACATTTACACGACAGCCTCTGTAAAAGAAGTCCATATGAACAATCACCTTTTCTGAATCAGATGGGACATCCATTTAATTTTGGTCTATAAACTAGACACCCTTTTAATTATAGTATTTGTTACAAGGGAGCCAGTATTTAAAACCTCGAAGTTCTTagctaaaaacaaacaaacaaacctgttTATAGCCAAAAATTGTTTTGCGTGATGCATCTTTTGCAACCGCTCTGTCAAAATACACTGTATATCCCTCCGAGGCTTATGGTTACTTTGCCAGCTACACGGATACTTACTGAGAAAACCAGACCAAATGTTTCCGAGAGGGTGGCACCAAGGATTAAAGACAGAAACAGGAAACTAGTGCACCTCTGCATCTGCAAAGAAAGCGCACCAAGGCAAATGACCTGCGTCCCGCGGGGCACAGGAGCATCTTCGTCGCGGGTGGGAGCTCGGGGCGAAGCCTTCCctgcgcggggcgggcgggctgTGCCTACCCCGGCTCGGCACCCTCATTCCCGCTGGGAGAAGGGCCAGGAGGGGAGTACCTTGAGCTGGGGCGCGGTCTGTCCCTCGCAGTTTCCCCTGGCCTGTCGCACGAGCACTCACTGCATGGCCACGGGCGAGTGCGGAGCTGCGCCCACGCTGCGCTCCCGCCGCTCTTTATGTGCTGCGGCAGCGCCGCGCCGGGGCAGCCAGAGCCGCCCGCCCCTCCGCCTCCCCCGGGCCATTTCCCCCTCGCCACCCACTGCATTAGGAAGGGCAGAAATTATAGCAATTCAATTAGAGGTACTTCGAAGCACGACGCAGGCTGCCGGGAGCTGACAGCGGACAATTACCTCTGATTACCGAGGCTTTGGGCAGGCTGGTGGGCAGCGAGGGGAGCTCTGATGAGGGCAGCgagagcagctctgagctgggcagcCTGGCCTGCTCCTCTCGCCCTCTGCACAAGGGCTCGGGGATGATGGGGGAAGAACAAGAAGGAGTAAAGTGAATACAATCACTTTACAGATCACTTTGAAGTGATCTCAGGTACGGGAGCAGCATTAAATGCAAATATCTGTGTGTAATGATGGCGAACAAGATTCACGGCGTTCGGCTTTGCGTTTGGGAACGCTGAGGActtctcacagctctgctctgcttgccatccctgcagctccctgtggtcCAGGCCACTCATGGCCTCTGAAAATCCCTTTGACTCATATGCTACAGCATCAGAGTAAAAGGATCTGTAAAAACTCTTAGTGCACTTCCTTGCTGCTTTGAATCTGAGATAGCACTTTCCTTTAAGGTTATATGTGAAAGATTAGGGATTTTGTTCTCTCCAGTTATTAGACTAGCCCTGTCCTGTTAATTTACAACCAGTGGAGTTTCACCACTTTGCTTACCTTAGTTTTGGTTATAACTGGCATCAGGATgtgcaaaattaaattacaagGCAGAgatttgtattttctctttgtatttcttGAAGAATTGTATTTTCTCTATAACAAATTAGTGTATTCACTACCCATCCCTCAAATTCATCTTTCAGTAAGCAAGGCATCAGAGCTGttgcataaaataaattatacttACAGCTCCTTTTTCTGAAGCTGCTAAACATTCTCCGCAAACTTTTAGACAATTATACATGAATTTTAATGCGGTGCCAAGACAGCTAGGGAACAATGCAATACACTTACCATTCACTGGTTTAAAAGCaaactttttatttcaatgtaGCATAATATTCATAATCCAAGCAAGAAGTAGATGCTGTGCCTTGTATTTCCTACCCTCTATTGTCAGGTGCAATAGAGTTATAACAGTCTAGCCTTGCCTTTGGATCTCTGATCACAAACTGGTTGGATAAGGTTTATTTTATGCAATTCTTAAATGCTGATGTTCCTAAATGGGAAGCTCAACTTTGCAAATTTTATTTGATACTTTTTATCATTTGCTGAGGATGTTCTTTCAGTCATTGAATGATACTCAGttcaaaaatatgatttttgcAAAGTGGTGTTTTCTTTACCTTATCAAAAGTGCCTTTTGGCTGAAATTTCCAAGCTTTCAGCAGTTAAATCCCACAACATAATTTTTGAAACTTCAAGATTCTTTGTGaaacaaaatgctttctttgtGTTATTTGAATGAAACCATAGAAGTTATATGAGGAGACATCAAATTTTACATTCAAGCAGTGTtacaaaaaaaatgtattaattctCTTACCTTTGACGACAGTTTTGTTCTTCATATATAAGTAAAAAGTACTTGAACCAATATATTTGAACCTGCagtttttattctgatttttcagCACACTACTTGCACCCTCTTGTCAAATTACAGAGTAAAATGATTTTTTCATCTTCAATAGCCAGATGCAAAACAAAACTTCTTTGTATACTGAAGGGCTTAATGGATCTCTTGCCTATCACACTTTTTGTCGAAATCTATCTTTATGTTAGTCTCAATTAGATAATTTTATCACTCATCCCTACAATTGATGTTCTCATCCCCTCAATTTCCCTTGTCAAGAATGCTATTAGTCTCTTTTTATTCCACAGGAATTTTAAATCTCACTGCTCAGACAAAAGCAGTAGTCTGAAGCCTGCCCTTTCTAGCTTAGCTTGACAAATGGCCATCTCTGTGACtacacagtttatttttaaactgttaaaaCCTGCAGTCCCTTCAATGTACTAATTCTTCCATTGAtttatttgttgtttggttAATTGTAAAGGATTAATGCAATTTGCAGTAGCTGTTAGGTTATGCCTAGTCCCCATGAGAGATTCACAGCCAGATAAACTCTCAATGAAGCTCATCTAAAATTTACTCAGTCAATAGAACAATAAACATTGATAACAAAACTGCCTTTAATTTCTATGGAATGACACATGAAAGACAGGATTACCATGGGCTGTCTCACACAACAACATGTACTCTGGTATGTGCAATTGTGTAATTTTATATACACGATTGtatacatttcaaaataatgtaaaaaaacccaaaccaaacaacaggAGAAAATACTGGTTTCAGTCAGAGAAAAAAGGTTTGTATTTAACAGGGAAATACAATATGCATTAAATAAATGAGAGCATTGAGACATTGAActtgggaaataaaataattccatttttgtCACTGGAGATTGCATTTTGAGAACAAACAGCAAATCCTAAGGATTTCaccatgcatttaaaaatcttcttttaTACAATCAATGAGGTAGGATGACGCATTTAAATTTTAACTAACAAAAACATAAACCATTCACAATGGCTACCTTGTATAGTATTCAGGGGAAACAGTGAATAAAAGTGGATTTTGCATTATAATTTCAAAGGCTGTGGAGTTGCAGCAGCTCCCTTCACTGTTAAGCTTATTGGGACATAAtgaatgaagcagaaaaagtgtgtctgctgtttctgtgttgaAGCTGTACAGCCAGGTTTGTTTCTAGCAACTCACCAGTGAATGATAAATCAAGTACTGGAAACCACTGCAGTCATGGTGATGTCAATCTGCATGAAAAATGAGGTGTTTTCCTACTTCCCAGGCAACATCAAGTGTGAACATATCGCTTAAGACCTTTCTCAAGTGTGTACACAAAATCTCTAATATAATAGCAGCAATGACAATGAACTCTAGGCTTGGGAGATATGTTACCAGAAAAATTTGTCTCCCCTACACTGAAGTAATTCCAGCACCAACATTACAGAAAGTAAGAGCTGTATTGGAGGAGTGTCATCATCCAGCTAACTAGAAATAATTCTTTGCAGAAGTTTGAAGATGTCTATATCCAATATTTACCAGGGGATCACTAACTTGCAGTGACACCAGTAACTTTTGTTACTGTCTTTTCTGCATTGGAGACAATTTTAGATTTTTGAGCTCAGTGTTTTAACCCTGAACACAGAAATTTGTCAAAACTGAGCATGGAGAACACAAATGCAGGATTTTCTGTGGCTAAATCTGAGTGGGAAAGGCACAAATTTCTTTCTAACAGAGTAGGGACACTGACAGATTTGAGTATCCAGAAGCAATGACATATTCCAGTTGCCATCAAGGCTGTGAATGGCTTCACTGATCTAAAGATTTAATGCTATTTTGTGGTAAATTAGGGTATTGTTGCAGAGCTAAAAGTAATTGAGGGGAATTTTCTCTGTTTAACAGCATTACACCACCCCTCAATATTTGCATCTCACTGTCAGGCTAAGCTGAGATAAATTGATGATGCTCTTTGCATTTATCTGAAGATGACATAGAACTTCAATATGCAACTATCATTTTGAAAGTATCTTGCTCTTTAAGTCTTCAATAAagcacatgattttttttctcccttacaTGTATAGaactactttttcctttaaaggatGTAGAGCAGAGAACATGCTGTTGTCTTTGGGGagttgtttttttggtgttttttgttgtttggggggttttttgggaggGGGTGTTCTTTAGAGTAGCAATAAGAAAaggataatttccttcatcCTTCCAAATCCTTTGCTattgttttttccccatttgtctattttgtaatttctgtgaaatgtaGGCAGTTTTCACTGAGTGAATCTGTTGCACATTTTGCCACCTCAGTGTCAAATAGAACTAAATATTATAGATATCTTCTCaatgaaaagctatttttacTCTGAATTACACTGGTATCAACCAATAATTTCCTATTATTACATCAATCAGTGTGCTACCAGAGCTATTATTCACAAATATATATCATTGCATCAAAAGTGTGACTTCCATGTATGATaacatttcatgttttttaaagATGATTTTTGGTTCAAGAAGCATAGTGATTTGAGACtaattttgtatatttataaGAAAAAGACACCACAGAATAAAAACTTCAGAGTAAAATTTTGAAAGTTAATTACTATGCACACCAATAATATTGtgagaaatgagaaaagaaacatttaatcTTGACTCCTGCTTTATAAAACTTACAGGAGAAAAATGTATCCATTTGGATAAATTAGCCAGTATGTTCAAACCTATCAAGGACAGATTGCTGGCCAGCATAAAGATAGAAGCTTAATTTCCTGAAGAAGTCAGACAGAACCAGAGGCTGTCTTAATGACATTTTATCTGCAAAGTACACTGAGAATTTGAAATATTCTAAGAAATACCATTTTCAAGACTTTCCAATACTAAACAGTAGTGGTTCAGTACAGACTGCACTCCCTACTGCCCTTCCTGGTCTGTCCATCCCCTTCCATTTGGGCAAAGCGGCTCTATGCAGAAGCCTCACTGAAATGGCTTCATCTATCTGCATTGTAGGCCAAATAGAAGGATGGTTCAGAGCCACTGCCTCTCTCAGATGTAAACACAATATTTCAGCTCTGTAAGAGGCTGTTTGATTCCCAACTCTTGCTAATAGTAGAGCTCAGATTTTTGGAGGCAGTAGCTCTGTCTGAGTCCTGCAACAGCTGGGAACCTCTAACTCAAAGGACAGATTCAGGATATACAGTTGCAAGGTCTCCTTTACCAAGTCCTGAATTCCAATGCTTACCTGAAGTAAGTTGAGTTTTGGCTAATATTTCCATTTAATTCCTCACTCACCAAAGGCTTCCTCCTCCTTTGAACAGTAAATTCAGTACAAGCTCACATCTACCAAACACCAGGGATTTTCTGCTCTTGCAAGATCTCAGGAGTGACTGCCTATCCACTGATGAGAAATTATGCAAGCAACCACTAAGCTCAGGAAAAGTTGAAAAGCTCTTCTTATTTCAAGGTCACAAAGATCTGAAGCAGTTTGTTTCAACCTCTTGCTCAGTGTGAAACCATGCACCTACTATTTTAATTACTGAAGGTGCCTATGTGAATAGTTCTATACAGATGCATCAGAGcaatatgattatttttttccatcatgtgaaataatatattttgtgGATTTTAATGTTAAACAATCTGAAGAttcactgcttttaaaaaaatcttgccTATGTTAGAAATTGTATTACTTATTTGAAGACCATAACATTATGATTCAATTAGAATTTCTGTAGTGTCTTTGAAAGCTGTTAGAGTGTACTTAAGAAGCATAATGCAAAAGGTTCCTATTATTAAAttgcagctttgcttttaaatcacAATGAAAGTAACATTCTGCAAATATTGTAATATTTGCATGGGATTTTAGTTCAGCATCACTAGATGAGTTAATtatgcaaaatataaataattgcCACACATCTTCTTAAACTATAGTTTagaatggaaattaaaatgGATTAACCTACACATTAGAGTGAGGCGGTTCCTGCGGAAAGGCAcacagggaggggctgtgcACGTGCCAGTTATTGGgttgctgcctgctctgctcaaCCACAGGCTTAGGCTGCAGCCCTGATGGTCACCCCAGCTGGCTGGTGGCTGTGCAAGCCTACCCAGCAGCTTGATATCTCCAGGTAATTAGAAGGGTTAGGCAATGCTTGGAAATTGTCAGAAGTGTGGTGGTCAAGAGCAGGTGCGGACTGCACTACTTCAGCACACAGGAATCAGATTAGCCAGGGAGGAATGAAGGACGACCACCCAGACAGATCCTCTTTGTTTCATATAAGAGCAGCTGCTGTCCATGTGAAAGGCTGCAAAGACTGCACCTCTCCTCCTTGGGGAAGAAGGGTGGAAACAAAAGCTGTGTTCTGATGGTCTCTCAGGCAGGAGGTGTAGGAGTGCAAAAAGAAGTTAACAGGCTGTACTGCATGAGGGAGTGTGAGACAGAGCATTGGAGACTTTGTAAGAGGAAATAGTAGTGCCCCCTGGCAATGATCTACAGGAACTACCAGACAAACAGTTTCCACAGTGAACAGACAGTACTTTGAAGAGTGAGGCCTCATGATCTTTGAAAAGTAAGGGAGCTCAGGGATGTCTCTCAGGATTGGAAAAGAACAAATGTGACACTTACCTACAAGAAGTCCCATAAGATCATCCAGGAAACTGCAGGTCCATTAGTCTTACTTCAATCCCTGCgaaaaaaaattgaatgaaTCCTCTATTACAAGTCAAATGAAGAAGGTGACTGGGAAAAGTCAACACATATTTACAAAAGGTTTTACCATTCTGGCCAATCTGACCACCTTCTATGAAAGCAAAATGTTCTATCTTGTGTTGACATGGGGAAACCTGAACTTCAGCAAAGAGTTCATCAGTGTTCCAATAGCCTCCTTCCTGACACATAGGTGCAATACAGATTTGATGGGAAGTCTGTGAGATGGGTAGGAAAATGAGCAGTAGGTCTGACTTAAAAGGTTGGTGATCAGTGTTTTTAACTCAGGCTGGCAGTCTGTCAAAATTGGGGTCTCCCAGGGATCAATATGAGGCCTCACACTGTTTTAACATCTTCCTCAGTGGTATGGATGATGGGATTGAAAGCACCTTCACCAAATCTGGTGTTGGCAGTAAACTGGATGAGGAGTTAAACATGTCAGAGCTACCTTACAGAGAGACCTGGGCAGGCTGAAAGGGTGGGATAGCAAGAATCATATAAAGTTTAACAAAGTCaagtgcaaagtcctgcacctgAGATGGCATAACCAAATCACCCAGTACAGTTTAGGATCCCTGTGTCTGTGGAGCAGCCTCACTGAAAgggacctggaggtcctggtggGTTACAAGTtaaatatgagccagcagtgtgctaCTACAGCAAGGAAGGCAAATTGGATCTTAGGCTGTGTCCATGGAGGCATAACTAACAGAGACTAGGTTGTGATCATGCCAGTCTAATCAGCAATTCTCAGGCCATccctggagcactgcatccagTCCTGATATGCACAATTCAAAAAAGACCTTGACAGACTGGAGAgggtccaaaggagggccacaaaggTGATCAAGGGGCTGGAGAACCTGCTCTATGGGGAAAGATGGAAAAACTTAGGTCTtttcaccctggagaagagaaggcatGGGGAGATCTCATCACAATATTCCAGTACCCAACAGGCAGCTGAAAACAGCATGGAGGCTCTCCTGTCACAAAGAGCCATATGGAGAGGACAAGGAGCAAAACGCACAAGCTGTACCTGGAAAAGTTTCATTTTGACataggaaagaattttttctggtGAAAACAATCAGTCTCTGAGATCTTTAGTGAAGTCCTCATCACTGAGGTTTTAAAGTTGAGTGGTCAGGGTGCTAGATAAGAGATGATTtttcaaggtcctttccaacctggaTTAAATTACAATACGGGAATTATCAAACTATATGTACCAAAATGAGGACCCATAAGAAAACAAGTTAGTGCTttcatggcttttattttttaatgggaCACAATGCCAACTGCTTTGTTAACAAGTATACTGCAATATTATAATACAAAAAGGCTCACGAGGAGGCATTTCAGacataaaatatattcattgTAATGCAAAAAGGAGCTACATAATAATATTTACatcaaacattttttaaaaatatttttatgttaagTTCACTTAAGTGTAAATCAAAGTTAGGAAGAATATTAAAAGATAGATATTCAGCTacaaaatacaattttgcaTCTTGGTTGTTGCTGGGCCTTATTTTGTTAAAGGACAAAATAGAATTAGCAGAATGATATTACACAGCCTTCATTATCCTACTATAAATGCAACCAATTAGTCTTTTTCTACTTTGATAAAAAATAACCCGTTCCACCTTACAGGCTCACTGTGTAATTTGATAACAGGTTGGGGAAAATTTGGTGAAAAAGCCCTTCTTGTTGTCTTTGAATCCCTCACCAGATTTAATTCCAGGTGGAACTTAGCCTTCCTAATCACATCCCTGCACACTCTGAAAACGTTCCTATATTCCTCCCATGTAGCCTGTCTCTTTTTCTATGTTCCATAAACATCCTTCTTCCTTTTGAGTTTTTCCAGAAACTCCTTGCTCTTCCGTGCAGGTCTCTTGCTCTCCTTCGCTTGATTTCTTACTCATAGGGATGCACCAATCTCCAGCTTGAAGGAAATGAAGCTTGAGTATTAACCAGCTCTCTTGGACCCCTCTACCTTCTGGATCCCTAACCCATGGGATTTCTCCAAGTAGATCCTTGAGGGGGGGACAAAGTCAGCTCTCTTCACGTCAAGTGTTGCAATCATACTTACTGCCCTTCTTCATCCAGAGAGGATCCACCATCTCACATCTCATGGTGACTGCAGCCAAGGTTGCCTCCAGCCTTCATATGGTTAACGACTGGACGatgattttggaggtcttttccaaccttagtgattctatgattttatgattctgtttCCCCAACCAGTCCTCCTTTGTTTGTCAATTCGGGGTCCAGCAGCACACCTCTCCTCATTGGTTCCTCCACCATCTGTGTCAAAACATTACCATCAGTGCTCTGCAGGAACCTCCTGGGCTCCTGTGTGCCCATCTAAGTTGATCTTCCAGCAGAGATCAGGGTGATTATAAGTCCCCCACAAGAACCAGGGTGTGTGAACGTGAGGATTCTTCCAGCTGATCATAAAAGCCCTCACTGACTTCTCCCGACCAGGTAGCCTGTAGCAAACACCCACAGCAATGTCACTTGTGTCAGTCCGACCCTGAATTCTTACCCATAAGTCTTGACTCATTCTTCACCCACCCCTAAGCAGAGCCTGGTATGTCCCAATTGCTCTCTCACATAAAGAGCAGGTCCACCACCCTGCCTTGCTGGCCTGTTTTTCCTAAAAACTACACAGCCATCCATGACATTCCAGTCAAATGAACTATCCCACCATGcctgtaactgcaatgagatctTGCATACAGATCTCTAATTCCACCTGTTTCAGAGAGGTAATTGATCCTGCAGGTTTCCCAGGAGGGGCGTGCAAGAGCACCCACCACAGCCATAGATACCCTTGAAGAGGTTTGCCTTCTGGATCTCATCTTGAAAGCCAGATAAGGAACTTTTGTCACTGCTCTAGTTGGTCTGACTTATTCCCTAGCTGGACATGATGCAGTGGGTGTTGCCTCTTTGGACCTTGCGCACCAagtccttcagtttaaagcctGCTCACTGAGTTGGCCAGCCTCTGCCAAGGattccctttcctcttctagACAGCTGGATCTCATCCCTTCCAAACACACTATAGTCGTCAAAGAATGCCCTGTTGTCACAAAAGGTAAAACCCTCATGAAGCCACAAAGCCAGAAGTTGTTTTGCATAATGTCTATTTTGGCCACACTCTTTCATCTAACTGGAGTAAAAGATAACTTGAGCACCAATACTTTTCACTTGCCCCACCAAGGTCTTACAGTCTTCCTTGACTGGAATCAAAAATGTCAATGATGCCATGCACAACATAGGTTAAATAAGATGCCTGTGCAATGGTGTTGCATTGCTTAAAAAGGAAAGTTATGAATTCAAttaaaagaatgagaaaagttAACATGCTGTTTGCATGAAGAGTTTTGCACTGTAAAGTGCCTGTTGTCTCCATCAGCTAAAGAGGG contains the following coding sequences:
- the GAL gene encoding galanin peptides, with the translated sequence MQRCTSFLFLSLILGATLSETFGLVFSAKEKRGWTLNSAGYLLGPHAVDNHRSFNDKHGFTGKREIQPDEDIKAGDLGRSLSDENIMRTVIEFLTYLHLKELGALDKLPTPEETNQS